A section of the Oryza sativa Japonica Group chromosome 1, ASM3414082v1 genome encodes:
- the LOC107275362 gene encoding pollen-specific leucine-rich repeat extensin-like protein 2, which produces MPRRARRTGAAYVDDERERDITFFKRRNGLFKCASDLSILTGASVAVVIEDQNRSKFHAVGTPTVQAVVDAALSSDVEEAAAEARPVADEQLMERIAPLERELAWLKGEAAEKDETTKASKARFKMAQKKEENEEEGDTKKKKLFFSKADKLSSDEMNELLAEMLEIKKELNVRLPPLRRRGGKRPIQGSSVPPPPPPPPPPPQPEQQLQLPQWPNLSGPHNQLLPVAPPPFVADQPPPPPPPAAGGSLWIPELPPPPVEGSPWAGLLPLRPPRFAGMEPSFLESQQAPPPAQVSTQLAPLPLIREEAPLLQEPFLFADQAPVLAPLPAPLQMPVAETHLPLQAPLLQEPFLFSDHAPTLAPLPSPLQMPVAETHLPLQVQAPFMQEPFLFSDQAPVLAPPPTPLQMPVEAHMPLEAPWIQEPFLMPDQAPVHAPPPTPLLMPVGADHFPLEAPLFQESLIMADQKSVHALPPPPLQMPLEAHLPPAAQEYNQDLAVQQQPQEYENYDYMFENVGLSQAQPVAAGAGDAGFAAIGNDDNPFGYQQLVASPLYDGQIYFGSGVDNMGVPPAGDFGGVPEAALPEVEHASSSGWGNNITGDAGAWF; this is translated from the coding sequence ATGccgaggagggcgaggaggaccGGCGCGGCGTACGTCGACGACGAGAGGGAGCGCGACATCACCTTCTTCAAGCGGCGGAACGGGCTGTTCAAGTGCGCCAGCGACCTCTCCATCCTCACCGGCGCTAGCGTCGCCGTGGTCATCGAGGACCAGAACCGCAGCAAGTTCCACGCGGTCGGGACGCCGACGGTGCaggccgtcgtcgacgccgccctCTCAAGCGacgtggaggaggcggcggctgaggcGCGGCCGGTCGCCGACGAGCAGCTGATGGAGAGGATCGCGCCGCTGGAGAGGGAGCTGGCTTGGCTGAAGGGTGAAGCTGCCGAGAAGGATGAGACGACGAAAGCATCCAAAGCTCGGTTCAAGATGGCCCAGAAGAAGGAGGAGAACGAAGAGGAGGGTgacacgaagaagaagaagctcttCTTCTCCAAGGCCGACAAGCTCAGCTCAGACGAGATGAATGAACTGTTAGCTGAGATGCTTGAGATCAAGAAGGAACTCAACGTGCGGCTACCCCCGCTACGTCGTCGCGGTGGCAAGCGGCCAATCCAGGGCTCTAGCgtgccacctccaccgccgccgccgccaccaccgccgcagccGGAGCAACAGCTGCAGCTGCCGCAATGGCCGAATCTGTCCGGTCCTCATAACCAGTTGCTTCctgtggcgccgccgccatttGTCGCTGATcagccacctccacctccaccgccagcAGCAGGAGGGTCTCTCTGGATCCCTGAGCTGCCTCCACCTCCGGTGGAGGGGTCGCCATGGGCTGGTCTGCTTCCGCTGCGACCACCACGGTTTGCCGGGATGGAGCCATCCTTTCTTGAATCACAGCAAGCTCCGCCTCCGGCACAGGTCAGCACACAGCTAGCACCACTACCTCTGATACGGGAGGAAGCTCCATTGCTGCAGGAGCCATTTCTGTTTGCTGATCAAGCACCAGTACTTGCTCCTCTGCCGGCGCCATTGCAGATGCCTGTGGCAGAAACTCACTTGCCACTGCAGGCTCCATTGCTGCAGGAGCCATTTCTATTCTCTGATCATGCACCGACGCTTGCTCCTCTGCCATCGCCATTGCAGATGCCTGTGGCTGAAACTCACCTGCCACTGCAAGTGCAGGCTCCGTTCATGCAAGAACCATTTCTGTTTTCTGATCAGGCACCAGTGCTTGCTCCTCCGCCGACGCCATTGCAGATGCCAGTGGAAGCTCACATGCCACTGGAGGCTCCATGGATCCAAGAACCATTTCTCATGCCTGATCAAGCACCGGTCCATGCTCCTCCACCAACGCCATTGCTGATGCCAGTGGGAGCTGATCACTTCCCACTCGAGGCTCCATTGTTCCAAGAATCACTTATAATGGCTGATCAGAAATCTGTGCATGCTCTTCCTCCACCTCCATTGCAGATGCCTTTGGAAGCTCACCTGCCACCTGCAGCACAAGAGTATAACCAAGATCTGGCCGTGCAGCAGCAACCCCAAGAGTATGAAAACTATGACTACATGTTTGAGAACGTGGGGCTCTCACAGGCACAGCCGGTGGCcgctggcgccggcgacgcAGGCTTTGCAGCTATAGGCAACGACGACAACCCGTTCGGCTACCAACAGTTGGTTGCCTCTCCTCTCTATGATGGACAGATCTACTTCGGCTCCGGGGTTGATAACATGGGCGTTCCTCCTGCTGGTGATTTTGGTGGTGTTCCTGAAGCTGCTTTGCCGGAAGTCGAGCATGCGTCTTCGTCCGGTTGGGGAAACAACATTACTGGTGATGCTGGTGCATGGTTCTGA